In a genomic window of Octopus sinensis linkage group LG16, ASM634580v1, whole genome shotgun sequence:
- the LOC115220458 gene encoding protein PRQFV-amide-like isoform X33: MRIYLSVYIVVILSASVWGQVKNGHLIDKQDPDTMLLGNRNDEHHLYVDKRDPDPMFIDKRDPDPFFVGKRDPDPFFVGKRDLDPFFVGKRDQDPFFVGKRGRDHLFVGRRVPDPFFVGKKDPDTSFVGKRDPDPIFVGKRDPNTLYIRKRNPDPFSVGKRDPDPFFVGKRDPDPFFVGKRHSEPFFLGKRDSDPLFVGKRDPDPFFVGKRDSDPFFVGKRNPDPMFVGKRDEDPMFVGKRSEYPLSVENSLHRLFVNKRRTEENPLLASIQVPLFRRKQNYHDQKLETPLFVGKRDDDPLFVGKRDDDPLFVGKRGYINQLPTHDYLDQDISNKPGDPIYDDNVIYTGKPFHGEPLFGGKQYPDHTFLNKPDDPIIISKRVHYDSVSAGKRQNDHPLFPRKRNSRSVYTNIHEPDLIFRSLRNNDTFLTGKQKPASFPSAFVAPFSRETVFGRKREQDPMFVGKREENPMFVGKREDDPVFVGKREDPMFVGKRGKEPMFVGKRDEDPMFVGKREKEPMIVGKREDPMFIGKRGKEPMFVGKRNPRFVGKRDDPMFVGKREKNPMFVRKREDPMFIGRREEDPVFVGKREEDPVFVGKRGVDPMFVGKRGEDPMFVGKRESHMFVGKREKEPMFVGKREDPMFVGKRRDPMFVGKREDPMFVGKREDPMFVGKREDPMFVGKREDPMFIGKREDPMFVGKREEPMFVGKREDPMFIGKREDPMFVGKREEPMFIGKREDPMFVGKREDPMFIGKKEDPMFVGKRDPMFVGKREDPMFIGKREDPMFVGKKEDPMFVGKREDPMFVGKREDPMFVGKREDPMFVGKREDPMFIGKREDPMFVGKREDPMFIGKREEPMFVGKREDPMFIGKRQEPMFVGKREDPMFVGKREEPMFVGKREDPMFVGKREDPMFVGKREDPMFVGKREDPMFIGKREDPMFVGKREDPMFIGKREEPMFVGKREDPMFVGKREDPMFIGKREDPMFVGKREDPMFIGKREEPMFVGKRENPMFVGKRDDPLFDGKREDPMFVGKRENPMFVGKREKNPLFVGKREHITELLSKGGFSGTHSGNRPYQYVIGKSKYNPGLVRKRKLRLMNLVTHNKNSLKVDHQVSKDKRELESVTRNKPIFRRNEESSADKISRSRSNFLLGIKRYPGPSFVSKTIKYPQSRYTLLSDKRDEDPLFVGKRIVGRNYLTANRKFAAKRRQKFKRTAAKPSNTISLHKRNFSHTMLVKRYLGIQDPSSPVIELPNAHNPSNSVKPSKKLSKKNLHMPLNVLYTLPMKSDSINNFKDTNRTDYGEQNSLGLSKTDLTSKVISRRSSSQPSSHKFKEGKINAVRVNKGKIENPYEKHADTLSHSGDAIENSQRLMSSTAKEDNHGDKTDLRDVEIPVR, translated from the exons ATAAACAGGATCCGGACACAATGTTGTTAGGTAATCGGAACGACGAACATCATTTATATGTTGATAAACGAGATCCAGACCCCATGTTTATAGATAAAAGGGATCCAGATCCTTTTTTTGTAGGAAAACGGGACCCAGATCCATTTTTTGTGGGAAAACGGGACCTAGATCCATTTTTTGTGGGGAAAAGGGATCAAGATCCTTTTTTTGTAGGAAAACGGGGTCGGGACCACCTTTTTGTTGGTAGACGGGTTCCAGATCCATTCTTTGTAGGTAAAAAGGATCCAGACACTTCATTTGTCGGTAAACGGGATCCAGACCCCATCTTCGTTGGTAAAAGGGATCCAAACACTTTATATATAAGGAAGAGAAATCCTGACCCTTTTTCTGTAGGTAAAAGAGACCCAGACCCTTTCTTTGTTGGTAAACGAGACCCAGATCCGTTTTTTGTAGGTAAACGACATTCAGAACCCTTTTTTCTAGGCAAACGAGATTCAGACCCCCTTTTTGTAGGTAAACGAGATCCAGACCCCTTTTTTGTTGGTAAACGAGATTCAGATCCCTTTTTTGTTGGTAAACGAAATCCAGATCCCATGTTTGTAGGTAAAAGGGACGAAGATCCCATGTTTGTAGGCAAAAGGAGTGAATACCCTCTCTCCGTTGAGAATTCACTCCATCGGTTATTTGTAAACAAACGACGTACGGAGGAAAATCCCTTGTTAGCAAGTATACAAGTTCCATTATTTAGAAGAAAACAGAATTATCATGACCAAAAGCTAGAAACTCCTTTATTTGTAGGCAAACGAGATGATGATCCTCTTTTTGTAGGCAAACGAGATGATGACCCCTTATTTGTAGGAAAAAGAGGTTATATTAATCAGTTACCTACACATGATTATCTTGACCAGGACATATCAAACAAGCCAGGCGATCCCATATACGAtgataatgtaatatatacaggCAAACCATTCCATGGTGAGCCCTTATTTGGAGGAAAACAATATCCGGATCACACGTTTTTAAACAAACCAGATGATCCCATTATTATAAGCAAACGAGTTCATTATGATTCTGTATCGGCAGGCAAACGACAAAACGATCATCCCTTATTTCCCAGAAAGCGAAATTCAAGATCTGTATACACTAATATACATGAACCGGATCTAATATTTCGTTCTTTACGAAATAACGATACGTTTTTAACGGGAAAACAAAAGCCGGCGTCATTTCCCTCAGCTTTCGTTGCACCATTTTCCAGGGAGACTGTATTTGGTCGTAAAAGAGAGCAGGATCCAATGTTTGTCGGTAAACGTGAGGAAAATCCCATGTTTGTTGGAAAACGAGAGGATGATCCTGTGTTTGTCGGTAAACGAGAAGATCCTATGTTTGTCGGGAAACGGGGGAAAGAACCTATGTTTGTTGGTAAACGTGATGAAGATCCAATGTTTGttggtaaaagagagaaagagcctATGATTGTTGGTAAACGTGAAGATCCAATGTTTATCGGTAAACGGGGGAAAGAGCCTATGTTTGTCGGTAAAAGAAATCCTAGGTTTGTAGGTAAACGAGACGATCCAATGTTTGTGGGTAAACGAGAGAAGAACCCTATGTTTGTCAGGAAACGAGAAGATCCTATGTTTATCGGTAGACGAGAGGAGGATCCAGTGTTTGTCGGTAAACGAGAGGAAGATCCTGTATTCGTTGGCAAACGAGGGGTGGATCCTATGTTCGTGGGTAAACGAGGGGAAGATCCCATGTTTGTCGGTAAAAGAGAAAGTCATATGTTTGTTGGTAAACGAGAGAAAGAGCCTATGTTTGTTGGTAAACGAGAAGATCCGATGTTTGTCGGTAAAAGAAGAGATCCCATGTTTGTTGGTAAGAGAGAAGATCCGATGTTTGTCGGTAAAAGAGAAGATCCTATGTTTGTTGGTAAAAGAGAAGATCCTATGTTTGTCGGTAAAAGAGAAGATCCTAT GTTCATCGGTAAAAGAGAAGACCCCATGTTTGTCGGTAAAAGAGAAGAGCCTATGTTTGTTG GTAAAAGAGAAGATCCCATGTTTATAGGTAAAAGAGAAGATCCTATGTTTGTAGGTAAAAGAGAGGAACCTATGTTCATCGGTAAAAGAGAAGACCCCATGTTTGTCG GTAAAAGAGAAGATCCTATGTTTATCGGTAAAAAAGAAGATCCTATGTTCGTTGGTAAAAGAGATCCTATGTTTGTCGGTAAAAGAGAAGATCCTATGTTTATAGGTAAAAGAGAAGATCCCATGTTTGTCGGTAAAAAAGAAGATCCTATGTTCGTTG GTAAAAGAGAAGATCCCATGTTTGTCGGTAAAAGAGAAGATCCCATGTTTGTCGGTAAAAGAGAAGATCCCATGTTTGTCGGTAAAAGAGAAGATCCAATGTTTATAGGTAAAAGAGAAGATCCTATGTTTGTTGGTAAAAGAGAAGATCCCATGTTCATCGGTAAAAGAGAAGAGCCTATGTTTGTCG GTAAAAGAGAAGATCCTATGTTCATCGGTAAAAGACAAGAACCTATGTTTGTCGGTAAAAGAGAAGATCCCATGTTTGTTGGTAAAAGAGAAGAGCCTATGTTTGTTGGTAAAAGAGAAGATCCCATGTTTGTTGGTAAAAGAGAAGATCCCATGTTTGTCGGTAAAAGAGAAGATCCTATGTTTGTAGGTAAAAGAGAGGATCCTATGTTCATCGGTAAAAGAGAAGACCCCATGTTTGTCG GTAAAAGAGAAGATCCCATGTTCATCGGTAAAAGAGAAGAGCCTATGTTTGTCGGTAAAAGAGAAGATCCCATGTTTGTTGGTAAAAGAGAAGATCCCATGTTCATCGGTAAAAGAGAAGATCCCATGTTTGTCGGTAAAAGAGAAGATCCCATGTTTATAGGTAAAAGAGAAGAGCCTATGTTTGTCGGTAAAAGAGAAAATCCTATGTTTGTTGGTAAAAGAGATGATCCCTTGTTTGACGGTAAAAGAGAAGATCCTATGTTTGTGGGTAAAAGAGAAAACCCTATGTTTGTTG GTAAACGAGAGAAAAATCCTTTGTTCGTTGGCAAACGTGAGCACATCACAGAATTACTCAGTAAAGGAGGGTTTAGTGGGACCCATTCTGGAAATAGACCTTACCAATATGTTATAGGTAAGTCAAAGTACAATCCTGGTCTTGTAAGAAAACGAAAATTGCGCCTTATGAATTTAGTTACACACAACAAAAATTCTCTAAAAGTCGATCATCAAGTATCTAAGGACAAACGGGAGTTAGAATCTGTAACTAGAAATAAACCTATttttagaagaaatgaagaatcTTCTGCAGATAAAATTTCGCGTTCGCGGTCAAATTTTTTACTTGGGATTAAGCGATATCCAGGGCCTTCTTTTGTAAGTAAAACAATTAAATATCCCCAGAGTCGATATACCTTGTTATCAGATAAACGAGATGAGGATCCCTTATTTGTTGGTAAACGAATTGTAGGTAGAAATTACTTAACTGCTAATCGTAAGTTTGCTGCTAAAAGGCGCCAAAAGTTTAAACGTACGGCAGCAAAACCTTCTAATACGATTTCTCTACATAAACGGAACTTCAGCCATACAATGTTAGTAAAACGGTATTTAGGAATTCAAGATCCATCGTCCCCAGTCATAGAGTTACCAAATGCCCATAATCCCTCAAATTCAGTTAAGCCCTCTAAGAAATTAtctaaaaaaaatcttcatatgccgttaaatgttttatatactttACCGATGAAAAGTGATAGCATTAATAATTTTAAAGACACAAATAGAACTGATTATGGAGAACAGAATTCACTAGGGTTGAGTAAAACCGATCTCACATCCAAAGTGATATCGCGAAGATCTTCGTCACAACCCTCTTCACATAAgttcaaagaaggaaaaattaACGCTGTACGTGTTAATAAAGGAAAAATCGAGAACCCGTACGAAAAACATGCTGACACATTGTCACATTCTGGTGATGCCATTGAGAATTCTCAAAGATTAATGAGTTCAACAGCGAAAGAAGACAATCATGGTGATAAAACTGATCTGAGAGACGTTGAAATTCCAGTGCGATGA
- the LOC115220458 gene encoding uncharacterized protein LOC115220458 isoform X5 yields MRIYLSVYIVVILSASVWGQVKNGHLIDKQDPDTMLLGNRNDEHHLYVDKRDPDPMFIDKRDPDPFFVGKRDPDPFFVGKRDLDPFFVGKRDQDPFFVGKRGRDHLFVGRRVPDPFFVGKKDPDTSFVGKRDPDPIFVGKRDPNTLYIRKRNPDPFSVGKRDPDPFFVGKRDPDPFFVGKRHSEPFFLGKRDSDPLFVGKRDPDPFFVGKRDSDPFFVGKRNPDPMFVGKRDEDPMFVGKRSEYPLSVENSLHRLFVNKRRTEENPLLASIQVPLFRRKQNYHDQKLETPLFVGKRDDDPLFVGKRDDDPLFVGKRGYINQLPTHDYLDQDISNKPGDPIYDDNVIYTGKPFHGEPLFGGKQYPDHTFLNKPDDPIIISKRVHYDSVSAGKRQNDHPLFPRKRNSRSVYTNIHEPDLIFRSLRNNDTFLTGKQKPASFPSAFVAPFSRETVFGRKREQDPMFVGKREENPMFVGKREDDPVFVGKREDPMFVGKRGKEPMFVGKRDEDPMFVGKREKEPMIVGKREDPMFIGKRGKEPMFVGKRNPRFVGKRDDPMFVGKREKNPMFVRKREDPMFIGRREEDPVFVGKREEDPVFVGKRGVDPMFVGKRGEDPMFVGKRESHMFVGKREKEPMFVGKREDPMFVGKRRDPMFVGKREDPMFVGKREDPMFVGKREDPMFVGKREDPMFIGKREDPMFVGKREEPMFVGKREDPMFIGKREDPMFVGKREEPMFIGKREDPMFVGKREDPMFIGKKEDPMFVGKREDPMFVGKREDPMFIGKKEDPMFVGKREDPMFVGKREDPMFVGKREDPMFIGKKEDPMFVGKRDPMFVGKREDPMFIGKREDPMFVGKREDPMFVGKREDPMFVGKREDPMFVGKREDPMFIGKREDPMFVGKREDPMFIGKREEPMFVGKREDPMFIGKRQEPMFVGKREDPMFVGKREEPMFVGKREDPMFVGKREDPMFVGKREDPMFVGKREDPMFIGKREDPMFVGKREDPMFIGKREEPMFVGKREDPMFVGKREDPMFIGKREDPMFVGKREDPMFIGKREEPMFVGKRENPMFVGKRDDPLFDGKREDPMFVGKRENPMFVGKREKNPLFVGKREHITELLSKGGFSGTHSGNRPYQYVIGKSKYNPGLVRKRKLRLMNLVTHNKNSLKVDHQVSKDKRELESVTRNKPIFRRNEESSADKISRSRSNFLLGIKRYPGPSFVSKTIKYPQSRYTLLSDKRDEDPLFVGKRIVGRNYLTANRKFAAKRRQKFKRTAAKPSNTISLHKRNFSHTMLVKRYLGIQDPSSPVIELPNAHNPSNSVKPSKKLSKKNLHMPLNVLYTLPMKSDSINNFKDTNRTDYGEQNSLGLSKTDLTSKVISRRSSSQPSSHKFKEGKINAVRVNKGKIENPYEKHADTLSHSGDAIENSQRLMSSTAKEDNHGDKTDLRDVEIPVR; encoded by the exons ATAAACAGGATCCGGACACAATGTTGTTAGGTAATCGGAACGACGAACATCATTTATATGTTGATAAACGAGATCCAGACCCCATGTTTATAGATAAAAGGGATCCAGATCCTTTTTTTGTAGGAAAACGGGACCCAGATCCATTTTTTGTGGGAAAACGGGACCTAGATCCATTTTTTGTGGGGAAAAGGGATCAAGATCCTTTTTTTGTAGGAAAACGGGGTCGGGACCACCTTTTTGTTGGTAGACGGGTTCCAGATCCATTCTTTGTAGGTAAAAAGGATCCAGACACTTCATTTGTCGGTAAACGGGATCCAGACCCCATCTTCGTTGGTAAAAGGGATCCAAACACTTTATATATAAGGAAGAGAAATCCTGACCCTTTTTCTGTAGGTAAAAGAGACCCAGACCCTTTCTTTGTTGGTAAACGAGACCCAGATCCGTTTTTTGTAGGTAAACGACATTCAGAACCCTTTTTTCTAGGCAAACGAGATTCAGACCCCCTTTTTGTAGGTAAACGAGATCCAGACCCCTTTTTTGTTGGTAAACGAGATTCAGATCCCTTTTTTGTTGGTAAACGAAATCCAGATCCCATGTTTGTAGGTAAAAGGGACGAAGATCCCATGTTTGTAGGCAAAAGGAGTGAATACCCTCTCTCCGTTGAGAATTCACTCCATCGGTTATTTGTAAACAAACGACGTACGGAGGAAAATCCCTTGTTAGCAAGTATACAAGTTCCATTATTTAGAAGAAAACAGAATTATCATGACCAAAAGCTAGAAACTCCTTTATTTGTAGGCAAACGAGATGATGATCCTCTTTTTGTAGGCAAACGAGATGATGACCCCTTATTTGTAGGAAAAAGAGGTTATATTAATCAGTTACCTACACATGATTATCTTGACCAGGACATATCAAACAAGCCAGGCGATCCCATATACGAtgataatgtaatatatacaggCAAACCATTCCATGGTGAGCCCTTATTTGGAGGAAAACAATATCCGGATCACACGTTTTTAAACAAACCAGATGATCCCATTATTATAAGCAAACGAGTTCATTATGATTCTGTATCGGCAGGCAAACGACAAAACGATCATCCCTTATTTCCCAGAAAGCGAAATTCAAGATCTGTATACACTAATATACATGAACCGGATCTAATATTTCGTTCTTTACGAAATAACGATACGTTTTTAACGGGAAAACAAAAGCCGGCGTCATTTCCCTCAGCTTTCGTTGCACCATTTTCCAGGGAGACTGTATTTGGTCGTAAAAGAGAGCAGGATCCAATGTTTGTCGGTAAACGTGAGGAAAATCCCATGTTTGTTGGAAAACGAGAGGATGATCCTGTGTTTGTCGGTAAACGAGAAGATCCTATGTTTGTCGGGAAACGGGGGAAAGAACCTATGTTTGTTGGTAAACGTGATGAAGATCCAATGTTTGttggtaaaagagagaaagagcctATGATTGTTGGTAAACGTGAAGATCCAATGTTTATCGGTAAACGGGGGAAAGAGCCTATGTTTGTCGGTAAAAGAAATCCTAGGTTTGTAGGTAAACGAGACGATCCAATGTTTGTGGGTAAACGAGAGAAGAACCCTATGTTTGTCAGGAAACGAGAAGATCCTATGTTTATCGGTAGACGAGAGGAGGATCCAGTGTTTGTCGGTAAACGAGAGGAAGATCCTGTATTCGTTGGCAAACGAGGGGTGGATCCTATGTTCGTGGGTAAACGAGGGGAAGATCCCATGTTTGTCGGTAAAAGAGAAAGTCATATGTTTGTTGGTAAACGAGAGAAAGAGCCTATGTTTGTTGGTAAACGAGAAGATCCGATGTTTGTCGGTAAAAGAAGAGATCCCATGTTTGTTGGTAAGAGAGAAGATCCGATGTTTGTCGGTAAAAGAGAAGATCCTATGTTTGTTGGTAAAAGAGAAGATCCTATGTTTGTCGGTAAAAGAGAAGATCCTAT GTTCATCGGTAAAAGAGAAGACCCCATGTTTGTCGGTAAAAGAGAAGAGCCTATGTTTGTTG GTAAAAGAGAAGATCCCATGTTTATAGGTAAAAGAGAAGATCCTATGTTTGTAGGTAAAAGAGAGGAACCTATGTTCATCGGTAAAAGAGAAGACCCCAT GTTTGTCGGTAAAAGAGAAGATCCTATGTTCATCGGTAAAAAAGAAGATCCCATGTTTGTCGGTAAAAGAGAGGATCCCATGTTTGTGGGTAAAAGAGAAGATCCCATGTTCATCGGTAAAAAAGAAGATCCTATGTTCGTTGGTAAAAGAGAAGATCCCATGTTTGTTGGTAAAAGAGAAGATCCCATGTTTGTTGGTAAAAGAGAAGATCCTATGTTTATCGGTAAAAAAGAAGATCCTATGTTCGTTGGTAAAAGAGATCCTATGTTTGTCGGTAAAAGAGAAGATCCTATGTTTATAGGTAAAAGAGAAGATCCCATGTTTGTCG GTAAAAGAGAAGATCCCATGTTTGTCGGTAAAAGAGAAGATCCCATGTTTGTCGGTAAAAGAGAAGATCCCATGTTTGTCGGTAAAAGAGAAGATCCAATGTTTATAGGTAAAAGAGAAGATCCTATGTTTGTTGGTAAAAGAGAAGATCCCATGTTCATCGGTAAAAGAGAAGAGCCTATGTTTGTCG GTAAAAGAGAAGATCCTATGTTCATCGGTAAAAGACAAGAACCTATGTTTGTCGGTAAAAGAGAAGATCCCATGTTTGTTGGTAAAAGAGAAGAGCCTATGTTTGTTGGTAAAAGAGAAGATCCCATGTTTGTTGGTAAAAGAGAAGATCCCATGTTTGTCGGTAAAAGAGAAGATCCTATGTTTGTAGGTAAAAGAGAGGATCCTATGTTCATCGGTAAAAGAGAAGACCCCATGTTTGTCG GTAAAAGAGAAGATCCCATGTTCATCGGTAAAAGAGAAGAGCCTATGTTTGTCGGTAAAAGAGAAGATCCCATGTTTGTTGGTAAAAGAGAAGATCCCATGTTCATCGGTAAAAGAGAAGATCCCATGTTTGTCGGTAAAAGAGAAGATCCCATGTTTATAGGTAAAAGAGAAGAGCCTATGTTTGTCGGTAAAAGAGAAAATCCTATGTTTGTTGGTAAAAGAGATGATCCCTTGTTTGACGGTAAAAGAGAAGATCCTATGTTTGTGGGTAAAAGAGAAAACCCTATGTTTGTTG GTAAACGAGAGAAAAATCCTTTGTTCGTTGGCAAACGTGAGCACATCACAGAATTACTCAGTAAAGGAGGGTTTAGTGGGACCCATTCTGGAAATAGACCTTACCAATATGTTATAGGTAAGTCAAAGTACAATCCTGGTCTTGTAAGAAAACGAAAATTGCGCCTTATGAATTTAGTTACACACAACAAAAATTCTCTAAAAGTCGATCATCAAGTATCTAAGGACAAACGGGAGTTAGAATCTGTAACTAGAAATAAACCTATttttagaagaaatgaagaatcTTCTGCAGATAAAATTTCGCGTTCGCGGTCAAATTTTTTACTTGGGATTAAGCGATATCCAGGGCCTTCTTTTGTAAGTAAAACAATTAAATATCCCCAGAGTCGATATACCTTGTTATCAGATAAACGAGATGAGGATCCCTTATTTGTTGGTAAACGAATTGTAGGTAGAAATTACTTAACTGCTAATCGTAAGTTTGCTGCTAAAAGGCGCCAAAAGTTTAAACGTACGGCAGCAAAACCTTCTAATACGATTTCTCTACATAAACGGAACTTCAGCCATACAATGTTAGTAAAACGGTATTTAGGAATTCAAGATCCATCGTCCCCAGTCATAGAGTTACCAAATGCCCATAATCCCTCAAATTCAGTTAAGCCCTCTAAGAAATTAtctaaaaaaaatcttcatatgccgttaaatgttttatatactttACCGATGAAAAGTGATAGCATTAATAATTTTAAAGACACAAATAGAACTGATTATGGAGAACAGAATTCACTAGGGTTGAGTAAAACCGATCTCACATCCAAAGTGATATCGCGAAGATCTTCGTCACAACCCTCTTCACATAAgttcaaagaaggaaaaattaACGCTGTACGTGTTAATAAAGGAAAAATCGAGAACCCGTACGAAAAACATGCTGACACATTGTCACATTCTGGTGATGCCATTGAGAATTCTCAAAGATTAATGAGTTCAACAGCGAAAGAAGACAATCATGGTGATAAAACTGATCTGAGAGACGTTGAAATTCCAGTGCGATGA